From the genome of Anaerolineae bacterium, one region includes:
- a CDS encoding ROK family protein: protein MMDAFRLVPPKFVPPLDPDFRPAVLANRAYQKEVADSGQGVPLVLGLERLEGETSRFETQVFAEGHPRAEANLMYAERLVKFLLWQRGGWKVYVGGPRSIGEYIKRVYSPEGERKFDYHFMGEDVYERTFTVVPCEPDDVPRAREAARSLGRHLDGYRIGFDLGASDRKVSAVVNGEAIFSEEVVWQPRQQSDPEYHYREIMSALKTAASKMPRVDAIGGSAAGIYINNRPMIASLFRGVPKDQYHKVRNLFLRIRDEMGVPLEVINDGDVTALAGAMSLEDTGILGIAMGSSEAAGYVNLQGSINPWLSELAFAPVDYQPNAPVDEWSGDKGVGALYFSQQCVFRLAPKAGIEVPGGITDAEKLQFVQEKLEAGHEGAVKIWQSMGYYLGYAIPHYADFYDVKHVLILGRCTSGRGGELILAGANEVLRSEFPDLAARINVQLPDEKSRRVGQSIAAASLPEIG, encoded by the coding sequence ATGATGGACGCCTTTAGGCTTGTACCTCCGAAGTTCGTTCCCCCTCTCGATCCGGATTTCCGGCCCGCGGTTCTGGCCAACCGGGCGTATCAGAAGGAAGTGGCCGACTCTGGTCAGGGTGTCCCCCTGGTCTTGGGCCTCGAGCGCCTAGAGGGCGAGACCTCCCGCTTCGAGACGCAAGTGTTCGCAGAGGGGCATCCCCGCGCCGAGGCCAACCTGATGTATGCCGAGCGACTGGTCAAGTTCTTGCTCTGGCAGCGCGGCGGCTGGAAGGTCTACGTGGGTGGGCCGCGTTCGATTGGGGAGTACATCAAGAGGGTCTACTCCCCCGAAGGCGAGAGGAAATTCGACTACCACTTCATGGGTGAGGACGTCTACGAGCGCACTTTCACTGTCGTCCCCTGCGAGCCGGACGACGTGCCTCGCGCCCGCGAGGCCGCCCGCTCCCTAGGGCGCCATCTGGACGGATACCGTATCGGCTTCGACCTGGGGGCCTCCGATCGCAAGGTGTCGGCTGTGGTCAACGGCGAGGCCATCTTCAGCGAGGAGGTGGTCTGGCAACCGCGCCAGCAGTCCGATCCCGAGTATCACTACCGCGAGATTATGAGCGCCCTGAAGACGGCCGCCTCCAAGATGCCCCGGGTGGACGCCATCGGCGGCAGCGCGGCCGGCATCTACATCAACAATCGGCCCATGATCGCCTCTCTGTTCCGGGGCGTGCCCAAGGACCAGTACCATAAGGTCCGGAACCTATTCCTGCGCATCCGCGACGAGATGGGTGTGCCCCTGGAGGTGATCAACGACGGCGATGTCACCGCCCTGGCTGGAGCCATGTCTCTGGAGGATACCGGCATCCTGGGCATTGCCATGGGCTCCAGTGAAGCCGCCGGGTACGTCAACCTCCAGGGTTCCATCAACCCCTGGCTGAGCGAGCTGGCCTTCGCTCCGGTGGACTACCAGCCTAACGCCCCGGTGGACGAGTGGTCGGGGGACAAGGGCGTAGGCGCGCTCTACTTCTCCCAGCAGTGCGTCTTCCGCCTGGCGCCCAAGGCCGGCATCGAGGTGCCCGGGGGCATCACCGACGCCGAGAAGCTCCAGTTCGTGCAGGAGAAGCTGGAGGCCGGGCACGAGGGAGCGGTCAAGATCTGGCAGAGCATGGGCTACTACCTGGGGTACGCCATCCCTCACTACGCTGATTTCTACGACGTCAAGCACGTGCTCATCCTGGGTCGCTGCACTTCTGGCCGCGGCGGGGAGCTGATTCTAGCTGGAGCCAACGAAGTCCTGCGCAGCGAATTCCCCGATCTGGCAGCGAGGATCAACGTGCAATTGCCGGACGAGAAGAGCCGGCGGGTGGGCCAGTCTATCGCTGCCGCCAGCCTGCCGGAGATCGGATAG